From the genome of Streptomyces sp. JH34:
GTACAGTCGTCCAGGAAATATCGCAGCAGGAGGCCACACCATGCAGACCGCCGCCCATGCGCTGGTCGCGCTCGTCGCGCTGATCCACGCCTACTTCCTGGTCCTGGAGATGTTCCTGTGGGACACCCCGCGCGGCCGCAAGGCGTTCGGCACCACCGAGGAGTTCGCCGCCCGGAGCGCCACGCTCGCCGCCAACCAGGGGCTCTACAACGGCTTCATGGCGGCGGGACTGGTCTGGGGCCTGATCGCCGCCGACCCCGTCGGGTACCAGGCCCAGATCTTCTTCCTGAGCTGCCTGGTCGTCGCGGGCGTGTACGGGGCGGCCACCGTCAGCCGCAGGATCCTCTACGCCCAGGCGGCGCCCGCGGCCCTCGCTCTCGCCCTCGTGCTGTCGGCGGGCTGAGCGCGTGACGCCCGCGGTGACGGACGGCAGCCGCGACCCGAGGACCGCGCGCACCCGCGCCCGGCTGAGGGCCGCGCTGCTGGCGGCGTGCGAGGAACAGCCTCCGGACCACGTCGCCGTCGCCGAGGTGGTGCGCCGCGCGGGCGTGGGACGGGCCACCTTCTACCTGCACTACGACGATCTGCACGCCCTCGCCCTGGACGCCTGCGCGGAGGTCGTACGGGAGGCGGTCGAGGCCCTGCACGCCTGGGACCGCACGCCGCCCGGCCCCGACGCCCCGCCGGAGGAACTCGTCGCCCTGCTCCGGGAGGTCCGTGCCGGTGCCGCCGTGTACCGGAGCCTGCTGGGACCCGGCGGCGGCCCCCTCGGCGAGCTGCTGCACCGGGAACTCCGCGTCCGGAGCCTCGACGAGCTCCGCCGCCGCCGGCCTTCCGGAAGCGGGCACGACCTGACCGCGAGCGCCGTGGCCGGACTCTTCACCGGTGTGCTCACCGACTGGGTCCACGACCGGACCGACGCCTCGCCGGAGCGGCTCGCCGGACAGGTCTGGCGGATGCTCCTCGCCGTGCACGCCGCCTCCGCGTCTCACGGACAGAGCACGGTCACCGGCGGTGCCTCCGCCCCTCTAGGCTGAAAGGGCACGCAGCACGAGGCGACAAGGGGTACGACGTGGCGGTACGAGCAGTCCGTGGAGCCGTCCAGCTCGATCGGGACGAAGCCGGGCACATGGACGAGCGGGTGAGCGAACTCCTCACCGCGGTCCTGGAGCGCAACCAGCTCGTCGCCGACGACCTGATCAGCGTCTGGTTCACCGCCACCCCCGACCTGCACAGCGATTTCCCGGCCGCCGCCGCCCGGGGCCTCGGCATCGTCGACGTACCGCTGATCTGCGCCCAGGAGCTCGACATCACGGGCGCCATGCCCCGTGTGGTCCGCATAATGGCCCACGTCGAGACGTACCTCTCCAAAGCGGAGATCAGCCACGTCTACCTCGGCGCCACCGGCGCCCTCCGCAAGGACATCGCCCAGTGAGAACAGCCCTCGTCATCGGCACCGGCCTGGTCGGCACCTCCGCCGCCCTCGCCCTCGCGGGGCGCGGTGTCCACGTGCACCTGGTCGACCGTGACCCTGCGTCCGCGCACACCGCCGCCGCGCTGGGCGCCGGCACCGGCGAGGCGCCCGAAGGTCCTGTCGACCTGGCCGTCGTCGCCGTACCGCCCGCCCACACCGCGGCCGTGCTCGCCACGGCCATGCGCGACGGCGCCGCCCGGGCCTACCTCGACGTCGCGAGCGTCAAGGGCGGCCCGCGCCGTGAGCTGGAGGCGCTCGGCGTCGACCTCACGCCGTACATCGGCACGCACCCCATGGCGGGCAAGGAGCGCTCGGGTCCGCTCGCCGCCACCGCCGACCTCTTCGAGGGCCGCCCCTGGGTCCTCACACCGACGCGGGAGACCGACACCGAGGTCCTGAACCTCGCCCTGGAACTGGTCGCGCTCTGCCGGGCCGTCCCGGTCGTCATGGACGCCGACGCCCACGACCGTGCCGTCGCCCTCGTCTCCCACACCCCGCAGCTGATCTCCTCGATGGTCGCCGCCCGGCTGGAGGAGGCCGACGAGACCGCCGTACGCCTGTGCGGCCAGGGGATCAGGGACGTCACCCGCATCGCGGCCTCCGACCCCCGGATGTGGGTGGAGATCCTCTCCGCCAACCCCGGCCCGGTCGCCGACGTGCTCGCGGGCGTCGCCACCGACCTGGACGAGACGGTCCGGGCCCTGCGCGGCCTGCAGTCAGCCGACGAGGACAAGCGCCGCACGGGCACCGAGGGCATCGAGGACGTCCTGCGCCGCGGCAACGCGGGCCGGGTCAGGGTCCCCGGCAAGCACGGCGCCGCCCCGGCGTCGTACGAGGTCGTCGCCGTGCTCATCAGCGACCGGCCCGGCGAGCTCGCGGCGATCTTCGCCGACGCGGGGCGGGCGGGGGTCAACATCGAGGACGTGCGCATCGAGCACGCCACCGGTCAGCAGGCAGGACTCGTCCAGCTGATGGTCGAGCCGAGCGCCGCGCCCGCCCTGAGCGCGGCCCTCGCCGAGCGCGGCTGGTCGATCCGCGCCTGAGGGGCCCGGGAACGGCCCGGAGACAGGGGTGCAAAGCCGCTTCGCACACTCGGTAACCTTGGGGGAGGCCGTCCCATGGCCCGCTCCGCCCGTCCCCGTGTACCAGGAAGGTGTCCACCACCGTGGAAACCGCAAGCGCCGCCGCCCGGACCGCCCCGGCCGCAGTGATCGTCGCCATAGACGGCCCCTCCGGCACCGGCAAGTCGAGCACCTCCAAGGCCGTCGCCGCGCAGCTCGGCCTGAGCTACCTGGACACCGGCGCGCAGTACCGGGCCATCACGTGGTGGATGCTGAACAACGGCATCGACGTGTCGGACGCGGCGGAGATCGCCACGGCCGCCGCCAAGCCGGTCATCGTCTCCGGCACGGACCCGTCCGCCCCGACGATCACCGTCGACGGCGAGGACGCCTCCGGTCCGATCCGCACCCAGGAGGTCACCTCCAAGGTCAGCGCCGTCAGCGCCGTTCCCGAGGTGCGCGCCCTGATCACCGAGCTGCAGCGGACCATCGCCACGGAGGCCGAGCACGGCATCGTCGTGGAGGGCCGCGACATCGGCACGACCGTGCTGCCCGACGCCGACATCAAGATCTTCCTGACCGCCTCCCCGGAGGCGCGCGCCGCCCGCCGCAGCGGCGAGGTCAAGGGATCCGACCTCGCCGCGACCCGGGAGGCGCTGATCAAGCGCGACGCCGCCGACTCCGGCCGCAAGACCTCGCCGCTGGCCAAGGCCGGGGACGCCGTCGAGGTGGACACCACCGACCTGACCCTCACGCAGGTCATCGAGTGCGTCGTCACCCTCGTCGGGGAGAAGCAGGCCGCGAAGTGACCGAAGCCACTGCCGCGCCGACGCTGCGCGGAGCGGCCGTCGGGCGCGGGATCGGCATCGGGCTCATGTACGGGCTGTTCAAGCCCCGTGTGCTCGGCGCGTGGCGCGTCCCCACCGCGGGACCCGTCATACTCGCGGTGAACCACGCGCACAACCTCGACGGACCGATGCTGATGGGCACCGCGCCCCGGCCCGTCCACTTCCTGATCAAGAAAGAGGCGTTCGTCGGCCCCCTCGACCCGTTCCTGCGCGGAATCGGGCAGCTGAAGGTGGACCGTACGACCGTCGACCGCAACGCCATCACGCAGGCACTCGGCGTGCTGGACGACGGCGGGGTCCTCGGGATCTTCCCCGAGGGCACCAGGGGCGAGGGCGACTTCGCCTCCCTGCGCGCGGGGCTGGCGTACTTCGCGGTGCGCGGAGGGGCGCCGATCGTCCCCGTCGCGGTCCTGGGAAGCACGGAACGCCGCGGACGGTTGATATCGGCACTGCCTCCGCTGCGCAGCCGGGTCGACGTCGTCTTCGGCGACGCCTTCCAGGCCGGTGACGGCAGCGGGCGGCGGACCAGGAAGGCGCTGGACGAGGCGACGCTGCGCATCCAGAGTGAGCTGACCGCTCACCTGAGGAACGCCAGGCGTCTCACCGGACGCCTGTGACACTTGAGTAGTGGGCCGCGCGATCGTGGCCCATCGATGATGATGCAAAGAGGAACGGACTTCATGAACGACCAGATTCACTCCGGCGGCTCGGACCACGAGCACGGAGCACTTGGCGATGCCGAGTACGCGGAGTTCATGGAGCTCGCCGCGCAGGAGGGGTTCGACCCCGAGGAGGTCGAGGGCGCGATCGGTGAGGCCGGTCACGGACCGCTTCCCGTGCTCGCCGTCGTCGGCCGCCCGAACGTCGGCAAGTCGACCCTGGTGAACCGGATCATCGGCCGCCGCGAGGCCGTCGTCCAGGACAAGCCCGGCGTCACCCGCGACCGCGTCAGCTACGAGGCCGAGTGGGCC
Proteins encoded in this window:
- a CDS encoding DUF1304 domain-containing protein, translated to MQTAAHALVALVALIHAYFLVLEMFLWDTPRGRKAFGTTEEFAARSATLAANQGLYNGFMAAGLVWGLIAADPVGYQAQIFFLSCLVVAGVYGAATVSRRILYAQAAPAALALALVLSAG
- a CDS encoding TetR/AcrR family transcriptional regulator encodes the protein MTPAVTDGSRDPRTARTRARLRAALLAACEEQPPDHVAVAEVVRRAGVGRATFYLHYDDLHALALDACAEVVREAVEALHAWDRTPPGPDAPPEELVALLREVRAGAAVYRSLLGPGGGPLGELLHRELRVRSLDELRRRRPSGSGHDLTASAVAGLFTGVLTDWVHDRTDASPERLAGQVWRMLLAVHAASASHGQSTVTGGASAPLG
- the aroH gene encoding chorismate mutase; its protein translation is MAVRAVRGAVQLDRDEAGHMDERVSELLTAVLERNQLVADDLISVWFTATPDLHSDFPAAAARGLGIVDVPLICAQELDITGAMPRVVRIMAHVETYLSKAEISHVYLGATGALRKDIAQ
- a CDS encoding prephenate dehydrogenase, with the protein product MRTALVIGTGLVGTSAALALAGRGVHVHLVDRDPASAHTAAALGAGTGEAPEGPVDLAVVAVPPAHTAAVLATAMRDGAARAYLDVASVKGGPRRELEALGVDLTPYIGTHPMAGKERSGPLAATADLFEGRPWVLTPTRETDTEVLNLALELVALCRAVPVVMDADAHDRAVALVSHTPQLISSMVAARLEEADETAVRLCGQGIRDVTRIAASDPRMWVEILSANPGPVADVLAGVATDLDETVRALRGLQSADEDKRRTGTEGIEDVLRRGNAGRVRVPGKHGAAPASYEVVAVLISDRPGELAAIFADAGRAGVNIEDVRIEHATGQQAGLVQLMVEPSAAPALSAALAERGWSIRA
- the cmk gene encoding (d)CMP kinase, whose amino-acid sequence is MSTTVETASAAARTAPAAVIVAIDGPSGTGKSSTSKAVAAQLGLSYLDTGAQYRAITWWMLNNGIDVSDAAEIATAAAKPVIVSGTDPSAPTITVDGEDASGPIRTQEVTSKVSAVSAVPEVRALITELQRTIATEAEHGIVVEGRDIGTTVLPDADIKIFLTASPEARAARRSGEVKGSDLAATREALIKRDAADSGRKTSPLAKAGDAVEVDTTDLTLTQVIECVVTLVGEKQAAK
- a CDS encoding lysophospholipid acyltransferase family protein, translated to MTEATAAPTLRGAAVGRGIGIGLMYGLFKPRVLGAWRVPTAGPVILAVNHAHNLDGPMLMGTAPRPVHFLIKKEAFVGPLDPFLRGIGQLKVDRTTVDRNAITQALGVLDDGGVLGIFPEGTRGEGDFASLRAGLAYFAVRGGAPIVPVAVLGSTERRGRLISALPPLRSRVDVVFGDAFQAGDGSGRRTRKALDEATLRIQSELTAHLRNARRLTGRL